A window from Halomicrobium urmianum encodes these proteins:
- a CDS encoding AEC family transporter: MSGGCAAGALTLALGRSRWVGLRLTAVGDCDLSTERRQYERTVRGKGESALRGNMDLLARLGYMLALLAVGVGARQAGLLSERRRDLLNGVAFYVALPALIFNSTYQRSLGDIVTPQLVAGLWLVLGATVAIAWVVHSRTESRATRSVAVVQSYHSNFGYLGLPLVASTLGGAAAAKGSIILGVGALTQVPLTVLLLITMNDADASVTGELRSVATNPVLVALASGLVVGAVGVAPPVPATTGLALASEGALPLALVLIGASLELALPTETLDTLGAVVGLKVVLMPALAWVAFTALSADPLTRNAGVIMFGAPTAVSTFVYANELGGDAEFASTTVFATTLISVATLGVVIGVVT; encoded by the coding sequence ATGTCCGGCGGGTGCGCGGCGGGGGCCCTCACTCTTGCGCTCGGCCGGTCCCGCTGGGTCGGCCTCCGCCTCACTGCGGTCGGCGACTGCGACCTGTCGACGGAGCGACGGCAATACGAACGAACGGTAAGAGGCAAAGGCGAGAGCGCGCTGCGGGGGAACATGGACCTGCTCGCGCGGCTGGGATACATGCTGGCGCTGCTGGCGGTCGGCGTCGGGGCGCGGCAGGCGGGGCTGCTGAGCGAGCGCAGGCGGGACCTGCTCAACGGGGTGGCCTTCTACGTCGCCCTGCCGGCGCTGATCTTCAACTCGACGTATCAGCGATCGCTGGGCGACATCGTCACGCCGCAACTGGTCGCCGGGCTGTGGCTGGTGCTGGGCGCCACCGTCGCCATCGCGTGGGTCGTCCACTCGCGGACGGAGTCGCGGGCGACCCGGAGCGTCGCCGTGGTGCAGTCGTATCACTCCAACTTCGGGTACCTCGGGCTCCCGCTGGTCGCGAGCACGCTCGGCGGCGCGGCGGCCGCCAAGGGGAGCATCATCCTCGGCGTCGGCGCGCTCACGCAGGTCCCCCTGACCGTCCTCCTGCTGATCACGATGAACGACGCCGACGCGTCGGTGACGGGGGAACTGCGGAGCGTCGCCACCAACCCCGTACTCGTGGCGCTGGCCTCGGGGCTGGTCGTCGGCGCCGTGGGGGTCGCGCCACCGGTGCCCGCAACGACCGGACTGGCGCTGGCCAGCGAGGGGGCGCTCCCGCTGGCGCTGGTGCTGATCGGGGCGTCGCTGGAACTGGCACTGCCGACGGAGACGCTGGACACGCTGGGCGCCGTCGTCGGCCTGAAGGTCGTCCTGATGCCAGCGCTCGCGTGGGTAGCGTTCACGGCGCTGAGCGCCGACCCCCTGACGCGCAACGCCGGCGTGATCATGTTCGGCGCGCCGACGGCCGTCTCGACGTTCGTCTACGCGAACGAACTGGGCGGGGACGCGGAGTTCGCGTCGACGACCGTCTTCGCGACGACGCTGATCTCCGTCGCGACGCTGGGCGTCGTCATCGGTGTCGTCACCTGA
- the thiE gene encoding thiamine phosphate synthase translates to MVDWSVYLVTQESRSRDRTTLEVVRAAVDGGVGVVQLREKDLPARRRYELGTEVREITREAGVPLIVNDRVDLAQALSADGVHLGDDDLPVDVAREILGEDAIVGRSVSFVDDARAAEAAGADYLGVGAIYATGSKDDIPDDEYAVGPERVAAIAEVVSVPIVGIGGITPDNAAPVVEAGADGVAVISAVTDADDPEATTRDLHEAVQDARE, encoded by the coding sequence ATGGTCGACTGGTCAGTCTACCTCGTCACCCAGGAGAGCCGCTCGCGGGACCGCACCACACTGGAGGTCGTCCGGGCCGCCGTCGACGGCGGCGTCGGCGTCGTCCAGCTGCGCGAGAAGGACCTCCCCGCCCGCCGGCGCTACGAGCTGGGCACCGAGGTCCGGGAAATCACCCGCGAGGCCGGCGTCCCCCTGATCGTCAACGACCGCGTCGACCTCGCCCAGGCGCTGTCCGCCGACGGCGTCCACCTCGGCGACGACGACCTGCCCGTCGACGTGGCTCGCGAGATTCTCGGCGAGGACGCGATCGTCGGCCGCTCCGTCTCGTTCGTCGACGACGCCCGGGCCGCCGAGGCGGCCGGCGCGGACTACCTCGGCGTCGGAGCCATCTACGCCACCGGCTCGAAGGACGACATCCCCGACGACGAGTACGCCGTCGGTCCCGAGCGCGTCGCAGCGATCGCCGAGGTCGTGTCTGTACCGATCGTGGGTATCGGTGGGATCACCCCCGACAACGCCGCGCCCGTCGTCGAAGCCGGTGCCGACGGCGTCGCGGTTATCTCCGCCGTCACCGACGCCGACGACCCCGAAGCCACGACTAGGGATCTGCACGAGGCTGTTCAGGATGCGCGCGAGTAG